The window GCGGCCATGACGCGTATTGACTCCAATGTGAGCTTTACCGAATGGAGCGCCGGCGTGCATTATGCCATTACAGGCAGCACCTATTCTGTAAGGTGGACAGGAAAAATAATGCCCCAGTATTCAGAAGCATATACCTTTTACCTCGGTTCCGGTGGTGGTCACCGGCTTTGGATAGATGGCAAACTGATACTGGATAGCTGGGTGGAGCATTACCCGGATTCTTTCAAATCCATTCCCATCACACTCGTGGCAGGACAACTTTATGATATTAAACTGGAGTATTTTAACACGAGTGGCGGTACAGGTATGGGTTTACTGTGGACCAGTCCCAGCCTGGCACTGGAATATGTACCACAAAGCCAGTTATACAGTGATGCGGTAGTTGCCCCTGCCAACCAGGTGCCCATTGCCAATGCAGGAGCGGATATTGTGCTCACCCTGCCAACCAACAGCACTACGCTCAATGGTTCGGCTTCCAAAGATCCCGATGGCAGCATTACTGCCTATGCCTGGTCAAAACTGAGTGGCCCCACACAATTCACCATTGCCAGCCCGGCAGCAGTTACTACTGCCTTGACCAACCTGGTGGCAGGAACCTATGTGTTCCGGTTAAAAGTGACCGATAACAAAGGCGCTACCCATGAAGATGATGTTACTGTAACCGTGAATGCAACGGCCAACCAAACGCCGGTAGCCAATGCAGGAACTGATATTGTGCTCACCCTGCCTGCCAACAGCACTACGCTCAATGGTTCGGCTTCCAAAGACCCGGATGGTAGCATTGCATCCTATGCCTGGTCAAAAGTGAGCGGCCCCACACAGTTTACCATTTCCAATCCCGCCGCTGCTACTACTGCCTTGACCAACCTGGCGGCAGGGGCGTATATATTCCGGCTGAAAGTAACAGACGATAAAGGCGCTATCCATGAAGATGATGTTACTGTAACAGTCAATGCGGCAGCTAATCAATCGCCGGTGGCCAATGCAGGAACAGATATTACGCTTACCCTGCCGGTCAACAGTACTACGCTCAATGGTTCGGCTTCCAAAGACCCGGATGGCAGCATTGCAGCCTATGCCTGGTCAAAAGTGAGCGGCCCCACACAATTCACCATTGCCAGCCCGGCAGCAGCCACTACGGCGCTGACCAATCTCGTGGCAGGTGTGTATGTGTTCCGCTTAAAAGTAACCGATAGTAAAGGCGCTACCCACCAGGATGATGTTACAGTGACGGTTAGCGACGTGGCGAATAAGCCGCCGGTAGCCAATGCTGGTTCTGATGTTGTTATCAGCCTGCCGGTCAATGTAACGGTGTTGAACGGATCGGCTTCCCAGGATACGGATGGTACGATCATATCTTATACCTGGACAAAAGTAAGCGGCCCTTCACAGTATACCTTGAACACCCCGGATGCCATTTCTCCTGTGCTCTCCAACCTCGTGGAAGGCGTATATGTTTTCCGCCTGCAGGTAAAAGACAGCAAAGGGTCAACGGCACAGGATGATGTAACGATCACCGTGAAAGCACAGCCGTCAGAAGGATCAACAGTCCTTACGCTGAAGGCGGGGCCTAATCCATCCTACAGTACTTTTACCCTGCAGATCACCAGCACTAACGGCAGTACTCCCATTGTCATTGGTGTATACAATAGCCGGGGTAACCTGGTAGAGCGTATCGAAAGGACCGGTACCAGTATCACCTTGAGTGTAGGCTCAAGCTGGCAGCAGGGAACCTACTATATCGTGGTAGAACAGGGAAGTATAAGAAGGCTGGCCACCCTGATGAAGATATAGGCTGCCGGCCTGAACAGGTTTATTTTAACCTACATGCTTATATACAAAGCTCTTCCCGTTCTGACGGGAGGAGCTTTTTTGATCCGGCTGATAATTTTATTAAATGGATTGCTCATGAAACTGATCCTTTTTTCGCTGCTGACTGGCATGGGGCTGTCGTTCACCGGATGGCAGGCAGATTTTGAGACTGCTAAAAAGATCGCTAAAGAAAAGGACCGGTTGATACTGTTGAATTTTTCCGGCTCCGACTGGTGCGGTCCCTGCATCCGGTTACACAAAGAAGTATTCGACAGCGATGCGTTCACAACAATGTCCGACAGTTCGCTGGTGCTGTACGAGGCGGATTTCCCCCGTAATAAAAAGAACCAGTTGCCCGAAGATCTGCAAAAGCGCAATGATGCCCTGGCCGATCAATATAACCCACAAGGTAAATTCCCTTTTACCCTGTTACTGACTGCGGAGGGGAAAGTGGTAAGAACATGGGACGGCTACCAGGGCAACAGCACCCTGTTTATCGAACAGATAAAATCCGTATACGATGCTCATCATCACTGATACGCCCCTGGTTGAGTACAGGCAGTCAGAAAGGCTGATGGGCAATACCTTCGAAATAACCGTGGTAGCACGGGAGGAGGCCTGGGCGCGTGAAAAGATAGCGCTGGCCATTGCGGAGATCAGGCGGATCGAAAAGCTCCTGACAACCTTTGATGAGCACAGCCAGACCAACAGGATAAACCGGTACGCAGGCATCCGTCCGGTGCAGGTAGACCGGGAAGTGTTTGAACTGATCCGGCGTTCCCTCAAAATATCAGCGGTTACAGAGGGTGCCTTTGATATCACCTACGGTTCAGTAGACAAATGCCTGTGGAATTTTGACCGGAACATGAAGCAATTGCCCGATCCGCAAACCGCCAGAGCGGCGGTAAAGCTGATCAATTACCGCCATGTATTGCTGAACGAAGTCGAAGGAAGTGTGATGCTGAAAGAAAAAGGCATGCGCATCGGCTTTGGCGGCATTGGTAAAGGCTATGCGGCCGACAGGGCCAAAGCATTACTGGTGAAAGAAGGTGTGCAAAGCGGCATTGTCAATGCTTCCGGAGATCTCATCACCTGGGGCACGCAGGCCGATGGCAAGCCCTGGACCATTGGTATTGCCCATCCGGATGATGCACGGGCTGCCTTTTCCTGGCTCAATATTGCTGACCTGGCCATTGCTACCTCCGGCAATTATGAGAAGTACGTAATGATCGATGGCAAAAAATATTCGCATACCATCCATCCAAAAACAGGGATGCCGGTATCGGGTATCAAAAGCGTCACCATCATCAGCCCTTATGCGGAGATCGCCGATGCCATGGCCACTCCGGTGATGGTAATGGGTGTGCAGGCAGGCCTTCACCTCCTTAACCAGATCGATCACTTGGGCTGTATCATTGTAGACGATCATAATAAGATCTATTCTTCAAAAAACATCCATTTGTCATGAGCAACACAAAAAGTATAATGACACTGGCAGCAGTACTGGTGATAGGAGCTGTCTCCTGTACTACAGTAAAAGAGTACCAGAAAAATAAACTCAATGATGCAGAAATGATCCTGAGTAACCGGAAGGTGGAGAAAACAGAGCTCAATTTCCAATCGTACCGGGAAGGCGCTTCCGGTGCCAATGCCGGTAAAAGTGGCGGCGGTTGCGGTTGTAACTGAAGTAACATTTTATTGATTAAAGGTATTGTATGAAACAGGTGTTTTTAACTGCCCTGGGGATACTCGCCCTGCTGAAGTCGTACACGCAACAGGCGCCCGATACAACGGGGTATGAGAACAGGAAGCTGAAGATAGAAGAAGTAAACCTGGTGTCAAGCTATTATGGGCAAACAGGCGATCATGGGGCTGTTACCGGCGGCCTGGGTGCACAAAAGCTAACCGATATAGCCAACGTATTTGACATCCGGCTCGCTAAATACGATCGCAAATTGCGCAAGCATACTTTCGGCCTGGAAGTGGGCATCGATCATTTCTCCTCTGCTTCCTACGATAAAATAGACCTGAAAGCTAATTCATCCGCTTCCTGGTCCGACACCAGGATTTATCCTTCTTTGACATGGACAGTGGAGAACGAAAAGAAAGGGCGTAGCTTCGGCATCGGTCTTTCGTCTTCGGCTGAGTTCGATTACCACTCTTTTGGCGCCAATATCAGTTTTACACAAAAGACCAGGGACAGGAATGGGGAGTTCAGCGTCCGCCTGCAAGGATACTTTGATCAGGTAAAACTGCTAACACCAATAGAATTAAGGTCTGGTGCAGGCGGGGGAGGCGGCGATGGTTATGATACCGATAACCGGACCACTGTGGCGGGTTCACTCTCCTGGTCGCAGGTGATCAATAAAAACCTGCAGGTAATGGTACTGGCCGATCTGGTGCACCAACAGGGCTTCCTGAGCCTTCCTTTTTATCGTGTATACTTTAATGATGGAACTGTACACCAGGAGAAACTGCCTGGCAGCCGGTTTAAAATCCCGCTGGGTTTCAGGGCCAATTATTTTTTAGGCGACAAGGTTATTATCAGGACCTACTATCGTTTTTATCATGACGATTGGGGCATTACCGCTCATACAGCCAACCTGGAAGTGCCGGTAAAGATCACGCCTTTTGTGTCCATCAGTCCTTTTTACCGGTTCTACACCCAAACAGCCGCTACCTGGTTTGCGCCTTACCAGGAGCATACTTCCACGGATAAATATTTTACCAGCAACTACGACCTGTCGGAGTTCAATAGTAACTTCCTGGGAGCCGGTATCCGGCTGGCGCCGCCCAAAGGTATACTCGGTATGCAGCATTTCAATATGATCGAGTTGCGGTACGGACGTTACACCAGGAGTAACAATATGAATGCCAACAGCCTGTCGCTTAATATCAGGTTTAAGTAAACACCAGCGTAAAGGTGCTCCCGGATAGGCAACGGGAGTTTAATTATCCTTGAAAAAATTAACATCTTTTAACAGGTCAGGAGGGATAATACGAATTTATCCCCTTTTTTGTGTTTGAATGTCCCCCTAGGCTATTAACTTCACGCTGTTAATTTGGGCTATTAATTGTAAAATAGACACTTTTTCGATAATCCAGAAACTAGCACATCTTATTGCTGCACACTGTATGAAGAATATTGTATTGGCATTACTACTGACCGGATCATTACAGGTATCAAAGGCCCAGGAAAAAATGACAGCCTACCTGTTCACCTACTTTACAGGCAACGCAAAACAGGAAGAAGCCATCCGCTTTGCCCTCAGTACCGACGGTTACGCTTTCAGAGCGCTCAACAACAACAAGCCGGTCATTCCTTCTGCGGACATCAGTTCTACCGGTGGCATCCGCGATCCGCATATACTCCGGGGAGCCGATGGAAAATCCTTTTACATGGTGGCTACCGACATGGTATCGGCCAATGGATGGAATTCCAACAGGGCGATGGTATTAATGCGGTCAACCGACCTCGTCAACTGGAAGTCGGCAGTGGTCAACATGCAGCAACGGTTTCCCGGCAATGAAGAACTGCTGCGGGTATGGGCTCCGCAAACCATCTATGATGCCAAAGCAGGCAAATACATGATCTATTGGTCTATGAAACATGGTAATGACCCCGATAAGATCTACTATGCCTATGCCAATGCCAACTTTACCGATCTGGAGACCGCCCCGCAACAACTCTTCTTCAGCCCCACCAACGATGCCTGTATTGATGGCGATATCATACAGAAAGACGGTAAATGCTACCTCTTCTTTAAAACAGAGGACAGAAGCCCGGGTATCAAAGTGGCAGTATCAGATAAACTCACCGGCGGTTACGTACCGCAGGAGAAATACATACAGCAAACCACCGATCCGGTGGAAGGGGCCGGCGTGTTCAAGCTCAACAACAGCAAGGATTACATCCTCATGTATGATGTATATACCAAGGGCAGGTACCAGTTTACCCGCACCAGCGACTTCAAACATTTTAAGGTAATGGACTCCCTGGTGTCTATGAACTTTCATCCCCGTCATGGAACAGTAATCGCCATTACGCAGGCAGAAGCAGAAAGGCTCATGAGCAAATGGGGACGTCCGGAAGACATACTCTCTTCCGTAAAGGCGCCTGCCATCAAAAAATACAACCTGCAAATAGACACCCTTAAAAAGCAACTTTACCTGCCGGTAAAACCAGGTACCAACCTGCGGGCATTCAATCCCGGCTTTTCAACTATCCCCGGCGTCACCATAAAACCCAATACGCCGCAGGATTTTACAAAAGGACTTGTTCCGTACACGGTGCAGATCAAAGGACAGCAACCACAGGTGTGGCGTGTAGAAGCAGCACAGGCAGGCAATCCTGTATTGGACGGTTACTATGCCGATCCCGATATGCTGTACTCCAACGAAACCGGGAAATACTACATCTACCCAACCAGTGATGGGTTCCATAATTGGGGAGGCACCTACTTTAAAACATTCTCTTCAAAAGACCTTGTCAACTGGAAAGACGAAGGCGTCATACTCGACCTGGTGAAAGACGTGAGTTGGGCCAAAAGAAATGCCTGGGCGCCCTGTATCATCGAAAAGAAGACGGGCAACGGCTACAAATATTATTTCTATTTTACGGGGGCACAAAAGATCGGTGTGGCGGTAAGTGATCATCCGGCCGGACCATTCCGTGCAACGGATAAGCCACTGGTGGATAAACACCCGGAAGGAGTGAAACACGGACAGGAAATAGATCCCGAAGTATTTACTGATCCGCAAACACAGAAAAATTACCTCTACTGGGGCAATGGCTACATGGCCTGTGCAGAGTTGGAAGATGACATGATCTCCCTGAAGCCCGGCACTACCAAAGTCATTACACCCGATAACACCTTCCGCGAAGGCACCACCGTTTTCTTCCGCAATGGCAAATACTACTTCCTGTGGTCCGAAGATGATACCCGCAGCGTTAACTACCGCGTGCGGTATGGTACGGCTGATAAGCCCGATGGGTCAATCACCGTTCCGGCCAATAACCTCGTTATTGCAAAAGATACCACAACAGGCATCTATGCTACCGGGCACAATACGGTATTGCAGATCCCCGGCAAAGATGAATGGTACATTGTATACCACCGGTTCAATTTCCCTAAAGGAATAACCATGGGAGATGCAGGAGGTTTTCACCGGGAAGTATGCATAGACAAACTGGAATTTGATGCACAGGGTAATATCCTGCAAACAATTCCTACCCATAAAGGCATTAAGCCGGTTACGAAGTAACCGGCCCGGGCATCCTCGTTGCCTTCTTCCTCAATGCATCGTCATCGGCGGCACATTATCAATGAAAGGTTGTATAATGGCCCACAGCTTTTGCGTTTCCATCATCAGGGTTACGTGGGAGGTAGCGGGCACAATAGCGAGGCGGGAACGCGGGAAACCATTCATATCGGCAAATACGCTTCCGCCAAATAGCTTATACGATTGGATCACATGTTCCTTATCTACCCCATCATTGTCGCCATTGATCAGCAGTACCGGCGATTGAATGGCTTTGATCTTGTCATCTCCCAGGTCAAAATCTTCCTTGTCGAAAGCGATAAACTTAGCAAGGAACTTTCGCCAGTCGCCCGGACGGGGAGCTACCTTTTCATACTCGGTTTTCAAAGGCGTACCGTCTAAAAATTCAGGGGTCATCATCTTTAACACATTCAGCACTTCAGGCTGCCATCCTTTGTATTTATAAACAGAGGAAACAATGATCAGCTTACTCACCAGGCCAGGGTTATCAATGGCCAGTTGATAAGCGATTGTACCGCCCAGGCTATAGCCCAGTACATCAGCGCTGTCAATCTTCAAATGCTTTAATACACCTGCCACATCGCTGGCCATTGCTTTATAGGAAGGCGTCCGGTCAATATCGGCCGTATGGCCATGTCCCTGTATTTCCAGCGCGATCACTTTATGTGATTTAGCGAGTTCCGGGATAAGCTGGCTCCAGTTCAATCCGATCGTCATATAACTGCCATGCAGCAATACAATGGGTTTCCCCTGGCCATACACTTCATAATACATTTTCAAACCATTCACCGGCGCATAGCCCGATGAAGTAGGTTTCATTACCTGTTGAGCATGGACGGTGCCAATGGATAACATACACAGGCATGCCATGAATGCAATTGCCTGTAAACGGGTGTTGATTGTTTTCATTGCTTTATTTGTTTTTCATGTTTATAATGGGTGAATATTAACAATACAAACATAGATCACACAAGGCTCATCAATAATGTGCAGAAGCGACCAATAAGGGGGATTTTTGCGACCCGGGCGGGTTATTATCAGCTAAGAACCGGATATGATCTGTTAAACATTAATACCTGTTTACCGGCGCATTAGTAATAATTTTATCGCGATAAAGAAGTTGCTCACTATGCATAAAATACATTCTGTCACACTGGCCGCAATACTATACAGCCAGCTCATCACCGCGCAAACAGTTACCCGTTTTCAACCTACCCACCCCGAAATGGTGCAGCGCTACCTGCGCGCGTCACGGATAGACAGCGCCACCAAAAATGCCGTATTCAAAACCAGCGTAACGGCCGTATGGCTGCCCGGTGGGAAATCATGCTGGTACCGGAATCTATTGAAAGATAGTGTGCAGGAATACATCTATGTGGATGTGGTGAAAGCAAAGAAACAATCCTTGTTCCACCGGCAGCGGCTGGCTGAAGGGTTACAACAGGCAGGCATTACCATTGATTCCCTCCGGCCTTTTCTCTCTGCAATAGAACTGCCGGCAGGCAAGCCACTCCTGCGGTTCACCGTGCAGGGTCAGCGTATCGAATGCAACTTAAATAACTATACCTGCACCAGGATACCGATGCCTGTCGAACCAGCGGCTGGTAGCGGGCAGGGACGTTTCCGTGGTGGGTTCAACAATCCATTTCCTGCCGGCAGTACCTCACCCGATAAGCAGTGGGAAGCCTACATAGAAAAAGGTAACCTCTTTATAAAGCCCGCCAATGGTGGCGGCACGCCCATACAATTCACCACCGATGGCACGCCCGATAAACCTTATGGAGCGGCTTACTGGAGTCCCGACAGCAAATACCTCGCAGGCTATCACATCAACCTCGTCAGGGATTCTTCGGTATACTATATACTTACCTCGCTGTCTGGCACCATGCGCGGGCAACTGCGTTCACAACCCTACAAACAACCCGGCGATGCCTGGACACTTTACGCGCCTTTCTTGTTCAATATAGAGCAGCAGAAGGCCATGAAAGTAAAGGCGGAACCCATTGACTTCTTAAATGCGCCGGAACCACATTGGCGCAAGGGTGATGCCCGCTACTTCACCTATGAAAAAATGGACCGCGGCCACCAGCGTTTCCGCGTCATAGAAGTGGATGCAGCCAATGCTTCCACCCGCACGGTAATAGATGAGCAAACCAGCACCTTCATCTACAATAGCCGGAACTATACGCATTACCTCACCGCTACCAATCAACTGCTGCGTACTTCTGAAAAAGATGGCTGGAACCATATCTACCTCGTTGACCTCATCACCGGTAAAGAACAGCCGGTTACAACAGGCAACTGGGTGGTGCGCGGGGTAGACAGCATTGACGCAGTTAAAAAAGAGATCTGGTTCCGCGCCAGTGGTATGAACGCCGGCGAAGATCCCTACAACATCCATTATTATCGCATAGGATTCGATGGCAAAAAACTTACATCCCTCACGCCAGCCCCGGGCAATCATACCGTAGTCTTCTCTGATGATAAAACTTACTTTACCGATACGTATTCGCAGGTAAACATAGCGCCAAGAACGGTATTGGGGCGCACAGCCGATGCCAAAGAGATCATGCTGCTGGAAGAAGCCGATCTTTCCATATACAAGCTGGCAGGCGTAAGCCCACCCGAAGTATTTGTAGCGAAAGCGCGGGATGGCGTTACAGACATCTGGGGCATTGTGAGCAAACCTTCTGATTATGATCCTGCTAAAAAATACCCGGTGCTGGAAAACATCTATGCTGGTCCGCATGATGCCTTTGTACCCAAGAACTTCACGCCCTACAGTGAAATGCAAAGCCTCGCAGAACTGGGTTTCATTGTGGTCATGATTGATGGCATGGGTACCGCCAATCGATCCAAAGCCTTTCATGATGTATGCTGGAAGAACCTGGCCGATGCCGGCCTGCCCGACAGGATAGGATGGATAAAAGCACTGGCACAGAAATATCCTTTTGTGGATGCAGAAAGGGTGGGTATCTATGGTACCTCTGCCGGCGGACAAAGCTCTACCGGTGCGCTGCTCTTTCACCCGGAATTTTACAAAGCAGCCGTATCCGCCTGCGGTTGTCATGATAACCGGGTAGACAAACAATGGTGGAATGAACAGTGGATGGGCTTTCCGGTGGGCAAGCATTATGACGAGCAATCCAATGTAACCAATGCGCCAAAGTTGCAGGGTAAACTATTGCTCATCGTGGGAGAGGCCGATACCAACGTGCCGCCCGAATCTACCTACCGCGTGGCAGATGCCTTGATAAAAGCAGGCAAGAGCTTTGACCTCCTCTCCATACCCGGCATGGGGCACAGTGATGGTGGCGTGTATGGCAGGATGCGGAAGCGCGATTTCTTTGTAAAACACCTTATGGGCGTGGAGCCACCCGACCGCAATGCCGGCGAACTGCCCGCCTTTGCCGAAGTAGGCAGGGAGCGCTGGAGCTTTCAGTAATCTAGGAAAGGATAAAGAGCTACATTTGGATATATGAAAGCCTTCCTTCTTGCAGCTACATTTTTAATCACAACGATTGCTATACACGCACAATCCGGTAACCCCACTACACCCGTAAAAACAGCACTCCGCAAAACAGCCACAGGATACCAGCTATACAGAAATGGCCAACCTTACTTTGTAAAAGGAGCGGGCGGCGATGACTTTCCCGCGCGCATTGCTGCTTATGGCGGTAATTCCATCCGCACCTGGGGCACCGAAGGAGCGCAACGCATCCTTGATTCTGCCAGTAAATATGGATTGACCGTATTGTTGGGCCTTCATGTAGCGAGCGAACGGCATGGCTTCAACTATGATGATACAACGGCCGTAAGAAAGCAATTGGAAAAACTGAGAGGCGAAGTATTAAAATACAAAGACCATCCCGCTTTACTGGCCTGGGGCATTGGCAACGAATTGAACCTGCATTATTCGAATGTCAAAGTATGGAATGCGGCCAATGACATTTCAAAAATGATCCATGCCATAGACCCCAATCATCCTACCACTACCGTATTGGCCGGTGTTAACAAGGGCCTCGTTGATCACCTCAAAGCAAGAACAACGGATATTGACCTGCTGGCTATTAACATGTATGGACCACTGGCCACCTTGCCACAAACCCTGCGGCAGTCGGGCTGGGAGGGCGCTTACCTCGTAACGGAATGGGGACCTACCGGTCATTGGGAATGCCTGCAAACAGCCTGGCAATCATCTATTGAAGAAACCAGCAGCGAAAAAGCAGCTGTATACAAAAGCCGGTATGAATATTCTGTGGAAAGGGACAGGGAAAAATGCCTGGGTTCCTATGTTTTCCTGTGGGGACAAAAGCAGGAGCGTACGCCTACCTGGTATGGTTTATTTACCGAAAAAGGAGAGGAGTCGGAAGTCGTGGATGTCATGCAATACCTCTGGTCGGGAAAATGGCCGGCCAACAAAGCGCCTCATCTGTATTCCCTGCAGTTGAACAACAAAAAAGCGCTGGACAATATATACCTCCAACCAGGCAGCAGTTACAATGCCGTCACGGCAGTGGCTGATCCTGATAAAGATAAACTCAGCTATCGCTGGGAAGTATTGCCGGAACCCACCCAACTCAGTGAAGGCGGCGACTTCGAAGCAAGGCCGAAACCAATAGCAGGGTTGGTTACTACTACCGGTGAAGGGAAAGCCACCTTAAAAGCACCTGAAAAGGAAGGCGCTTACCGTTTATTTGTTTATGTCACAGACGGCCATAACAACGTAGCCACCGCCAATATCCCCTTCTATATAAAGCAATAAGCGCTTCCTGGTAACCTGGATCAGGTGATCATTATTATCATTTTTCATCAAAGTTTTCACTTTCGTTCAGGCTGCTTTGGCACAATCCTGAAATCACCTTACGTTTGTTAAAAGAACAAAAGACAAAAAGACAGGTGCAGAACTATTGACAGGTTTTTACCCATTCACCCGTAGTACCTGGCAATGGAGAGGGTAGGGGTAATGGCAGGATGGTGTATAGTTAGTCTATAGATACTCTATACCTGGACTATGGGAACTCTATACCTAAGCTATACCAACGCTATACCTAAGCTATAGTTGACCCATTTCAGCAAAAACAGCAGTTTTCACCACAAAACAGCAGGGTTGCTGGCGCCCCTGCACAGGAGCTGCTACTTTAATCACCTGCATGGTGCAGATTAAAACATTACTATGAAGCGGACTGACTTTTACCTGAACAGGATGCTTGCTGTGCTCACAGCAGTAATGATCATCATGGATGGCCAGGGGCAGGGCGCACAAAAGAATGCCGTGTCGTTCAAAAAGCAGGTGGTGAGTAGTGTGTTTGTATCCGAAGGTGCTGCCACCGGTGATGTGAACAACGACGGTCGCATAGACATTCTCGCCGGTGCATACTGGTATGAAGCACCCACCTGGAAGCGACGCCTCGTGCATGCAGATACACTCAACCCGGTAAAAGGATACAGCACCACCTTCCTCAACTTTTGCATGGATGTGAACAATGATGGCTGGGCCGATCTCATAAAATTTGATGTGCCCGGTGGTGAATGTACCTGGTATGAAAATCCAAAAACAGTCAATACGCTTTGGAAACGCCGGCTGATCCTGTCTTCTGCAGGTATTGAAAACCCGCTCTTCACCGATGTGGACCTGGATGGAAGGAAAGACATCATTTGTAACGATGCGGCGGCCAAACAGGTCATCTGGTTAAAATCCCCGGCAGGGAAGAATGATACCACCTGGCAACGTTACGTGATCAGCAGCGACAGCGTAAGAGCCACGCACCGGTATACGCATGGCCTGGGTTGGGGCGATGTAAATCTCGATGGCAAAAAGGATATCATTATCAAAAGCGGTTGGTGGGAATCACCGGACGATGTAAC of the Paraflavitalea devenefica genome contains:
- a CDS encoding glycoside hydrolase family 2 protein, producing the protein MKAFLLAATFLITTIAIHAQSGNPTTPVKTALRKTATGYQLYRNGQPYFVKGAGGDDFPARIAAYGGNSIRTWGTEGAQRILDSASKYGLTVLLGLHVASERHGFNYDDTTAVRKQLEKLRGEVLKYKDHPALLAWGIGNELNLHYSNVKVWNAANDISKMIHAIDPNHPTTTVLAGVNKGLVDHLKARTTDIDLLAINMYGPLATLPQTLRQSGWEGAYLVTEWGPTGHWECLQTAWQSSIEETSSEKAAVYKSRYEYSVERDREKCLGSYVFLWGQKQERTPTWYGLFTEKGEESEVVDVMQYLWSGKWPANKAPHLYSLQLNNKKALDNIYLQPGSSYNAVTAVADPDKDKLSYRWEVLPEPTQLSEGGDFEARPKPIAGLVTTTGEGKATLKAPEKEGAYRLFVYVTDGHNNVATANIPFYIKQ
- a CDS encoding FG-GAP repeat domain-containing protein, with product MKRTDFYLNRMLAVLTAVMIIMDGQGQGAQKNAVSFKKQVVSSVFVSEGAATGDVNNDGRIDILAGAYWYEAPTWKRRLVHADTLNPVKGYSTTFLNFCMDVNNDGWADLIKFDVPGGECTWYENPKTVNTLWKRRLILSSAGIENPLFTDVDLDGRKDIICNDAAAKQVIWLKSPAGKNDTTWQRYVISSDSVRATHRYTHGLGWGDVNLDGKKDIIIKSGWWESPDDVTRTNWTFHEASLGADCANMFALDADKDGDIDILSSSAHDYGIWWHEQLKNDKGATAWTTHDISKLFSQSHAMAMEDINGDGHPDLITGKRFGAHNEKDPGAAEPAVLYWFEYLPGKTSRWIPHEIDNNSGIGNSFVVSDINKDGLLDIITSNKKGVYFFEQHR